The following proteins come from a genomic window of Nicotiana tomentosiformis chromosome 12, ASM39032v3, whole genome shotgun sequence:
- the LOC138903220 gene encoding uncharacterized protein encodes MTGMPWFADVANYLVSGIVPNEFYSNQRKKLKRYCLNYYWDEPYLFKICTYGVIRRCVPEEEQLGILEAFNSSPYGGHHGGARTATKVLSCGFYWPTLYKDASDLVKRCDECQRAGGISKKNEMPFTTILEIDIFDVCGIDFMGPFFRLVFEKACHLPVELEHKAMWALKKLNLEWYVAANLRVVQLNELDEFRFHAYSSSSLYKDNIKYLHDKYIWNKEFREGDLVLLFNSRLRMFPGKIKSKWSGPFEVVHVTPFGALDLKNKNDEVFRVNGHQVKHYLGKVDDGHVVALLHFK; translated from the exons atgactgggatgccatggtttgccgatgtggccaactatcttgtgagtggcattgttccGAATGAGTTctattcaaaccaaaggaagaagctcaaacggtaCTGCCTGaactactattgggatgaaccatatctcttcaaaatttgtaCTTATGGAGTTATccgaagatgtgtaccagaagaagaacaattgggtattcttgaagctttcaactcttcgccatatggtggtcaccatggtggagcgagaactgctacaaaggtgctaagctgtggattctattggcctaccctttacaaggatgctagcgaTCTCgttaagcgttgtgatgaatgccaaagagccggtgggatctccaagaaaaatgagatgcctttCACCACCATcctagagattgatatttttgatgtttgtggcattgattttatgggtccgttt TTTCGGTTAGTGTTCgagaaagcttgtcaccttccggtggaacttgagcataaggctatgtgggcattgaaaaaGCTTAACCTTGAGTGGTATGTAGCTGCAAATCTTAGGGTGGTgcaattgaatgaacttgatgagtttcggTTCCATGCATACTccagttcgtccttgtataaggacaatattaagtacctccatgacaagtatatctggaacaaagaattcagagaaggtgatcttgtgcttTTGTTCAACTCTCGGTtgcggatgtttccgggaaagattaaatcaaagtggagtggcccatttgaagttgtacatgtgacaccctttggtgctctagatttgaaaaataagaatgatgaggtgtttagagtcaacgGGCACCaggttaaacattatcttggcaaggttgatgatggccacgttgtggcgttGCTCCATTTCAAGTAA